The following proteins are encoded in a genomic region of Alnus glutinosa chromosome 8, dhAlnGlut1.1, whole genome shotgun sequence:
- the LOC133875106 gene encoding UPF0481 protein At3g47200-like → MAWEITNDLFLLENQLPWCVLDRLFNLTQSNAERRSLLNLLSSFPLYVLRTRDDHQIQYKHLLDCLLTSFAETYTVTQADHLSFLKVDPIPSVTELLKVGVRFQTRYEENSLNVTFRDGVMTIPRTKVSEITECIFVNLVAFEHCDPSKVHKITSYLKLLKDLINTTKDVDFLKQREILAMSLSSETIASVFNRVYNDAYDYVFLYTDLYDEVNAYYRRRRNRWRYILKHDYFNNPWTSLSVIAATLILLFTLLQTTYSILSYHRPPSPTC, encoded by the coding sequence ATGGCTTGGGAAATAACAAACGACTTGTTTCTACTTGAGAATCAGCTTCCTTGGTGCGTGCTTGACCGTTTGTTTAACCTGACCCAATCAAATGCTGAACGAAGGTCCCTGCTCAATCTTCTTAGCTCGTTTCCCCTATATGTCCTACGCACTCGTGATGACCACCAAATCCAATACAAGCATTTACTTGACTGCCTCCTAACCTCTTTCGCTGAAACATACACAGTAACACAGGCTGATCACTTGTCATTCTTAAAAGTGGATCCCATTCCGTCTGTGACCGAGCTTTTGAAAGTTGGAGTCAGATTCCAAACTCGATATGAGGAAAACTCGCTCAATGTAACTTTCAGAGATGGAGTAATGACAATCCCACGAACGAAAGTGTCGGAGATCACAGAATGTATCTTCGTAAACCTTGTCGCATTTGAACATTGTGATCCAAGCAAGGTTCATAAAATTACCTCTTATCTTAAGCTCTTGAAGGACCTTATTAACACTACCAAAGATGTAGATTTTCTCAAACAGCGAGAAATTCTAGCAATGTCTTTGAGCTCCGAGACAATAGCAAGTGTCTTCAACCGGGTTTATAATGATGCTTATGACTATGTTTTCCTTTACACAGACCTCTACGATGAAGTGAATGCATATTATAGGCGTCGTCGGAACAGATGGCGATATATTTTGAAGCATGATTATTTTAACAATCCATGGACAAGCTTGTCTGTCATAGCTGCAACCCTGATTCTACTTTTTACCCTTTTGCAAACCACTTATTCTATCCTCTCTTACCATCGACCACCGTCACCCACCTGTTAG